The Streptomyces sp. NBC_00483 genome contains the following window.
CTGGGAGGCGATGAGATAGAACGTCGAGGTGTGCACGACGCCGGTCCGCAGCTGCCGCTCGACGGCCTCGCGCACCTCCGGTACGTCGTAGCCGAGCAGGTTGACGGCGATGCCGGAATAGAAGTCCAGGTACGTACGGCCGTCGCTGCCGCGCACGGTCCGGCCGCTGCCCGACACGATCTCCAGCGGCTCCCGGTACGACAGCGGGGACCAGGGCGGCAGGACCGCCCGGTGCCTCTCGATCAGACTGCGGTCACCGATGACGGGCCTCCTTCGTCGTGTGCGCCGGGATGCGGGACGACAGCGGGCGCCGGCCCGGCGGGCGCTCCCAGCGCCATGCCTCCGACGTGCATCACCTCACTGCCGGACCCGGCCAGGAACGGCGCCGTGACGGGCGCTTCGAGTGCACCGATGGGGCAGGCGCCGAGACCGAGATCGGCCGCGGTCAGGCACAGCGTCTGCATCAGACATCCGGTGTCGCGGTAGACGAGGCTGAGCGTCATGCCGCCGTACTTCCATGACGTACGGGTCACGTGGGAGGCGAAGTACAGGCTGACGGGCGGGGCTTGGTCCATCCGTCCCGGCACGGTGACCAGCCGGTCGACGAGCTCTTCGAGGTGCGCGTCCCACTCACCGCGGCGCTCCAGCGTGTGCCCGAAGGGGTCGTAGTGGTGGACGCCGGGCTCGAGGCCGTCGACGGACCTGGCCAGGACGTAGATCTCCAGGCTGTGCCGACCGCCCCCGGAAGGGGATGGCCGCTGGGTCTGCTGGTGCTCCAGTGGCGACAGGTGGCCCCGCACGCGCGCCGCGCGCCCCAGCAGTGTTCCGAGGAGGTGGAGCGGCACCGGCTCGCTCGTGAACTCGCGCAGACTGCGCCGCTGGGCGAGCACGGTTTCGAAGGGGTGGGTCGGCGCCGGGGCCGGCGGATCGGGCAGCCGCGTGACGGTTTCCGGCGTGGCCGGTGCCGGTAAGCGGGCCGGGGGTGGTGTGCCCGGCAGGGAGTCGATGTCCGGGGGCACCATCGAGGCCTCCCGATGTGCGGCGCTCTGGTGCGGGCTGCAGCCGCCGGGACGATCGTGCGGGCTGTCGCGCGCGGCAGACACGGTGACGAGACCGGCCCGCGCCGCCGCCTCCAACACCTCCTGTAATCGGACGAGTTGTGGGGCATCGGGCCACCGGCGGTGCAGCTCCTCGGCGGTGGTGGGGGCGCCCAGTCGGGACAGGACGCGCAGCGTGAGTTCGGGGTCACCGGACGGGTCCGGCCAGGGACATCGGCGGCCGCTGCGCGCGTCGATCAGGAGGACGGGATGGCCCGCCGGATCCTCCTCGTCGGACGCCCACTCCATCAGGAGGTTCGGGTCGCGTTGATAAAGGAGCGGATCACTCATGCAGTCCGTATGCCTCACAAAAAACGGTACGGAACATGCACACGCCACATTCGGTATAAGTGTGACGATCGCACTTTCGGTGGGCTTTATCCGACTCGGGGACCGGCGGCGAGGCAGCGGCCGCGCCCCGAGCGGCGAACTATTCGGCCCCTGCGCTCGGCACCAGGTTCGACGCCGACGCCTTGATCAGGTCGAGGGCCTGGGCGACCACGGGGTGCCGGGCGCCGCCCTTGCGGGTGGCGGCGAGGATGCGGCGGGCGGGGGCGGGTTCGCCGGAGAGGGGGATGCGGGCCACGGGCCATTCGGTGTTGATGCGGGCGAGGCGCGGCACCAGGATCACGCCCAGGCCGTGCGCCACCATCGCCGTGCCGGTGTCCCACTCGTCGGACTGGTGACCCATGTCGGGCATGAAGCCGGCGGCCATGCACGCGGTGACCAGCAGGTCGTGGTACGTGGTGCCCGGTGTGCCCACGATCCAGGTCTCGCGGGCCGCGTCCGCGAGGACCACCCGCTCGCGCGCGGCCAGCGGATGGTCGGCCGGGACGACCAGGTCGAGCGGGTCGTCGAGGAGCGGCTGCTGCTCGAAGCGCTCATCGGTCAGCGGCGGCGAGTCGGCCGTCACGACGACCAGGCCGAGGTCCGCCTCTCCCGTGAGCAACAGCTCGAAGCAGCGCGCCGGCTCCGCCTCCACCAGGCGGACCCCCAGCTGCGGATGCCGATCGCGCAGGGTCGCCGCGGTGGACGGCAGCAGACGCGTCGCGGCCGTCGAGAAGCCGCAGAGCGTGAACGAGCCGGTCTGCACGTCGGCCATCGCCGCGAGGTCGCTGCGCGCCCGCTCCCACTGCGCCTCCAGAACGGCCGCGTGCTGGAGCAGCGTACGGGCGGCGGCGGTCAGCTTGATGCCTCGGCCCGCGGGCTCGAGGAGCACCACGCCGACCTGCTCGGCCAGCTGCCTCAGCTGGTACGAGACCGTCGACGGCTTGAGCCCCGTGGCCTCGGCGGCCGCGGTCACGCCCCCGTGCGCCTCGACCATCTGCAGCACCTTGAGCTTGGGATCGATCATTCGACCATCTTGCACGGTCACATGCAAGATTGTGTAATTGTGTCGATGGGTTACCGGTGACACCCTGCGGTGGTGTTGATCCGCTTTATCGCCCGGGCCACGGTCGGCCTGTTTCTCGCAGTCGTCCCCGCAGTCCTGATCGCCTCGGAGCAGAGCGATCCGGCCGTCGTCTGCTGTATGCCGTTGTCCGTTCTCGTGTGCTCGGCGCTCGCGCGGCCGCTCGCCGCGGAATGCGGCAGCCGCCCCGCCCAATTCGCGGGTCTGACCGCTCTGTTGGCGAGCCTTTCCGTGGTGTCGTTGACGGCTGGGCAATGGTCGGCCGGGATGTCGGCCTGGCCGACCGTGGCCGCCTCCGTGTTCGCCGGATTCGGTCACGGTCTCGCCCGCGGCGGAGCGGGCGCCGCCCTCGGCGTGCGCGCACCCACCGTCTCTTACCTGAGCTTCGGCCTGCCGGTCGTCGCCACGGGGCTGCTCACGCTCCTGTGTTCGGCGGCGACGGCGACAGCCCTGGTGGCCTCGGTGGTGGCGCTGCTCGTCTTTCCGGCGACCGGCGCCGCCCTCGGGACCGGCCGCGCCGGGCGCCGCCCGGATCGGCGCATTCATTGGATCGACCTGAACCACCTGTGCGGGAATCCCACCCGCAGTACCGCGCAATTCTGAGGAGTAGTACGTGCCAGCCGCGCACACCGTTTCCGAGCTTCCCGATACAAGGGCGGCCTCGGCCGGCGAAACATTGGTCACCGACCCCAAGGTGACCAGAAGGGCCGTCGGCGCCGCAGCCATCGGAAACATCACCGAGTGGTTCGACTTCGGCGTCTTCGCCAATCTGACCCCGGTACTCACCGCGGTGTTCTTCACCGGCGCGAGCCCGGCCGTCGGCACGATCGGAACCCTCGGCCTGTTCGCGGTCGCCTTCCTGGTCCGCCCGATCGGCGGCATGTTCTTCGGCCCGCTCGGCGACCGGATCGGCCGCACCAAGGTGCTGTCGATCACGGTCATCATGATGGCCATCGGCACGTTCGTGATCGCGTTCATCCCCGGCTACGAGACATGGGGCCCCGCCGCCCCGCTGCTGATGCTGCTCGCCCGCCTCGTGCAGGGCTTCTCGACCGGCGGCGAGTACGGCGGCGCGATGACGTTCATCGCCGAGTACGCCCCCGACAAGAAGCGCGGATTCCTCGGCAGCTGGCTGGAGTTCGGCACACTGACCGGCTATCTCCTCGGCGGCGTCGCCGGCCTGGTCATCCAGCTGCCGGGCGTCATGTCGCACGAGGACCTGCTGTCCTGGGGCTGGCGCATTCCGTTCCTGATCTCCGGGCCGATCGGCATCATCGGGCTCTACCTCCGCCTCAAGCTGGAGGACACCCCCGCGTTCAAGGCCGTCGTGGCCGAGCAGCAGGGCCGTGAGGGCAATCAGACCCTCAAGGAGATCCGTCGGGTCTTCACCGACCACTGGCGGCCCATGCTGATCTGCATGGGTCTGGTGCTCGTCTTCAACGTCACCAACTACATGCTCACGACGTACATGCTGGAGTACATCGACAAGTTCGCCCCGTCGGTGAGCCCCACCTGGGCGCAGCTCCTGGAGATCTCGGTGCTCGCCGTCGGCATGCTGCTCATCACCTTCGTCGGCCGGCTCTCGGACCGCATCGGGCGCAAGCCGGTGCTGTACTTCGGCTGCGGCATGCTGATCGTGCTCGGCGTTCCTTCCGTGCTGCTGATCCAGCAGAACACCCTGATGTCGGTCTTCTTCGGCCTGGTGCTGATGTCGATGATGCTGCTCTGCTTCAACAGCACCATCCCCTCCACGCTTCCGGCGCTGTTCCCGACGGACATCCGCTACGGCGGTCTGTCGATCGCGTTCAACCTCTCGGTCTCGCTGTTCGGTGGCACGACCGCCGTCGTCAACGCCCTTCTGGTGGAGGCCACCGGCGACGTCAACGTGCCCGGGTACTACCTGATGGCGGCGGGCGCGATCGGCGCCGTCGCCGCCTACTTCGCGGCGGAGTCCGCGGGGCGGCCGCTGCCGGGTTCGGCCCCGGCGGTGGAGGCCCCAGCGGTGGAGGCCCGCGCCTGAGGCACGCCGTCACTCATCACCCCGGTCACATATGTTGAAACTTGTGTGACCGGGGTTTTGACGTTGTCCGGATGATGTCGCGGGGCTGTCACAGGGGAACAAATGAGCGCATCGACATGCCTACGGTGTCGGTGTACCGGACAGCAATCCCCCACGGAATGGACCGCAGTGACTCGGCACACCACCTCCCGCCGCTTGCTCTTGGGCGTCTCCGCCTCCGCCCTCCTCACTGCCGCGTGCTCGCCG
Protein-coding sequences here:
- a CDS encoding SagB/ThcOx family dehydrogenase; translation: MSDPLLYQRDPNLLMEWASDEEDPAGHPVLLIDARSGRRCPWPDPSGDPELTLRVLSRLGAPTTAEELHRRWPDAPQLVRLQEVLEAAARAGLVTVSAARDSPHDRPGGCSPHQSAAHREASMVPPDIDSLPGTPPPARLPAPATPETVTRLPDPPAPAPTHPFETVLAQRRSLREFTSEPVPLHLLGTLLGRAARVRGHLSPLEHQQTQRPSPSGGGRHSLEIYVLARSVDGLEPGVHHYDPFGHTLERRGEWDAHLEELVDRLVTVPGRMDQAPPVSLYFASHVTRTSWKYGGMTLSLVYRDTGCLMQTLCLTAADLGLGACPIGALEAPVTAPFLAGSGSEVMHVGGMALGAPAGPAPAVVPHPGAHDEGGPSSVTAV
- a CDS encoding LysR family transcriptional regulator, which encodes MIDPKLKVLQMVEAHGGVTAAAEATGLKPSTVSYQLRQLAEQVGVVLLEPAGRGIKLTAAARTLLQHAAVLEAQWERARSDLAAMADVQTGSFTLCGFSTAATRLLPSTAATLRDRHPQLGVRLVEAEPARCFELLLTGEADLGLVVVTADSPPLTDERFEQQPLLDDPLDLVVPADHPLAARERVVLADAARETWIVGTPGTTYHDLLVTACMAAGFMPDMGHQSDEWDTGTAMVAHGLGVILVPRLARINTEWPVARIPLSGEPAPARRILAATRKGGARHPVVAQALDLIKASASNLVPSAGAE
- a CDS encoding MFS transporter; this translates as MTRRAVGAAAIGNITEWFDFGVFANLTPVLTAVFFTGASPAVGTIGTLGLFAVAFLVRPIGGMFFGPLGDRIGRTKVLSITVIMMAIGTFVIAFIPGYETWGPAAPLLMLLARLVQGFSTGGEYGGAMTFIAEYAPDKKRGFLGSWLEFGTLTGYLLGGVAGLVIQLPGVMSHEDLLSWGWRIPFLISGPIGIIGLYLRLKLEDTPAFKAVVAEQQGREGNQTLKEIRRVFTDHWRPMLICMGLVLVFNVTNYMLTTYMLEYIDKFAPSVSPTWAQLLEISVLAVGMLLITFVGRLSDRIGRKPVLYFGCGMLIVLGVPSVLLIQQNTLMSVFFGLVLMSMMLLCFNSTIPSTLPALFPTDIRYGGLSIAFNLSVSLFGGTTAVVNALLVEATGDVNVPGYYLMAAGAIGAVAAYFAAESAGRPLPGSAPAVEAPAVEARA